Proteins encoded within one genomic window of Bacillus thuringiensis:
- a CDS encoding TetR/AcrR family transcriptional regulator — translation MSEKIIMDVKNLTTKGLETREKLLCAAEEVFGSKGYYEASIVNITQEAKVAHGTFYNYFPSKKDIFDELIRRLNRELRLIIKEEMKGISSYEEAQRRGFQAFFRWVKDRPNLYNIVQQAVVVDDNLYRWYYAKLANGFLKSLSAGMEAGEFKQLDTETIAYCLMSIGQFLGMRWGYWEEKDVPEDVFEAAMSLIFEGLRKR, via the coding sequence GTGTCAGAAAAGATAATAATGGATGTGAAAAATCTAACAACAAAAGGATTAGAAACGAGAGAGAAATTATTGTGTGCTGCAGAAGAGGTATTTGGTAGTAAAGGATATTACGAGGCTTCTATCGTGAATATTACACAAGAAGCAAAGGTGGCGCATGGAACTTTCTATAATTACTTTCCATCTAAAAAAGATATATTTGATGAATTGATTCGCAGATTGAACCGTGAGTTACGCTTAATTATTAAAGAAGAAATGAAGGGGATATCAAGTTATGAAGAGGCACAAAGAAGAGGTTTTCAGGCATTTTTTCGGTGGGTGAAAGATCGTCCTAATCTATATAACATTGTACAACAGGCGGTAGTTGTTGATGATAATTTATATAGATGGTACTATGCAAAGCTCGCAAATGGATTTTTAAAAAGTTTATCAGCTGGTATGGAAGCGGGAGAGTTTAAGCAACTTGATACAGAAACAATTGCGTATTGTCTTATGTCAATTGGGCAATTTCTAGGTATGCGATGGGGTTATTGGGAAGAGAAAGATGTTCCAGAAGATGTATTTGAAGCAGCGATGTCATTAATATTTGAAGGATTGAGAAAGAGATAA
- a CDS encoding ABC transporter ATP-binding protein, translating to MALLQVNNIETYLDQFHILQGVSLAVEKGTITVLFGRNGAGKTTTLRSVMGFHPIAQGEIYYDSTQVNGLSTHLISRKGIGYVPENQGIFHDLTVEETFALARGKGEEAEEKIEWMLELFPDLKQFWYKKSGLLSGGQKQMLAISRAFINSDGLLLIDEPSKGLSPIMIEKLMIAILKMKEKTTVLLVEQNFMMASQIGDYFYIMDNGKIVHNGFMHELKEDKEMCHKYLGIS from the coding sequence GTGGCACTATTACAAGTGAATAATATAGAGACGTATTTAGATCAGTTTCATATTTTACAAGGGGTATCTCTTGCTGTTGAAAAAGGAACGATTACTGTACTGTTTGGAAGAAATGGGGCAGGGAAGACTACGACATTACGTTCGGTTATGGGATTTCATCCTATCGCACAGGGTGAAATTTATTATGATAGTACACAAGTAAATGGATTATCTACACATTTAATTTCAAGGAAAGGAATAGGGTATGTACCAGAAAATCAAGGTATTTTTCACGATCTGACAGTAGAAGAAACATTCGCTCTTGCTAGGGGAAAGGGAGAAGAAGCGGAAGAAAAAATTGAGTGGATGCTTGAACTATTTCCAGATTTAAAGCAGTTTTGGTACAAAAAAAGTGGACTTTTAAGCGGAGGACAAAAGCAAATGTTAGCAATTTCAAGAGCATTTATTAATAGTGATGGGTTACTACTTATTGATGAGCCAAGTAAAGGCTTGTCCCCCATTATGATAGAAAAATTAATGATAGCTATTTTGAAAATGAAGGAGAAAACAACAGTTTTACTCGTTGAACAAAATTTTATGATGGCTAGTCAAATTGGTGATTATTTTTATATTATGGATAACGGAAAAATTGTTCATAACGGTTTTATGCATGAATTAAAAGAGGATAAGGAAATGTGTCACAAATATTTAGGAATCTCTTAA
- a CDS encoding ABC transporter ATP-binding protein, with product MTHLLETKNLSVSFGEHHVIKDVNVTVQKGKLISIIGPNGAGKTTLFNLLSGQISPTKGEVYFKGQEITNLSISDRTRLGIGRSFQLTNIFPELTVLENVRLSVQSFVQDYYSFFPSPAKFKQQVGEARRFLKTVLLQEKEHVLAKDLAHGEKRKLELAMLLALKTDVLLLDEPTAGISVEEVPAILQVIENIKKHPESTIVLIEHKMDMVLGLSDHLIVLFHGELLAEGLPEEMMKDERVQSAYLGGLYSGTITSE from the coding sequence GTGACACATTTGCTAGAAACGAAAAATCTTAGCGTATCTTTTGGCGAGCATCATGTTATTAAAGATGTGAATGTAACAGTACAAAAAGGAAAGCTCATTTCCATTATTGGACCGAATGGTGCAGGAAAGACAACATTATTTAATTTACTAAGTGGACAAATTTCACCAACGAAGGGTGAAGTATATTTTAAAGGACAAGAGATTACAAATTTATCAATTTCAGATCGAACTCGATTAGGAATTGGTCGTTCTTTTCAACTTACAAATATATTCCCAGAGTTAACGGTACTTGAAAATGTGCGTTTAAGTGTTCAATCGTTCGTGCAAGATTACTATAGTTTTTTTCCAAGTCCGGCAAAATTTAAGCAACAAGTTGGAGAGGCGAGACGTTTCTTAAAAACAGTATTACTTCAGGAGAAAGAACATGTATTAGCGAAAGATTTAGCGCATGGAGAAAAACGAAAGCTAGAGCTTGCGATGTTATTAGCTTTAAAAACGGATGTGTTACTACTTGATGAGCCGACGGCAGGTATATCAGTTGAAGAGGTACCGGCTATTTTACAAGTGATTGAAAACATTAAGAAACATCCAGAGAGTACAATTGTACTTATTGAACACAAAATGGATATGGTACTAGGTTTGTCAGACCATCTTATCGTTTTATTCCATGGAGAGTTATTGGCTGAAGGTTTGCCCGAAGAAATGATGAAAGATGAGCGTGTACAAAGTGCTTATTTAGGGGGATTATATAGTGGCACTATTACAAGTGAATAA
- a CDS encoding substrate-binding domain-containing protein, with the protein MSMKKRKWLRMMATGCVLSSLLITAACSGKKTSTEDEKTIKVGVLASLTGPLESYGKQTVNGFELGLDYATGGTGKVEGKKIKFVVEDTETKAEVAVKKATKLLEEEKVDFLVGSSSSSDTLAVLPLAEEYEKIMVVEPAVADSITGKNWNKYVFRTGRSSSQDAIAGAAAIAKKDVKIATFAPDNAFGREGIAAFKAGAKKLGANIVNEQYADTNSTDFTANIQNIISSKPDYLFIVWAGANSPWKQLKDMNVEAQGIKISTGAPDIPALKTMDALVGMQGFSVYYHTLPKNKVNDWLVEEHKKRFNGAVPDLFTAGGMSAAISIVEALKKTKGDTDVDTLIKKMEGMEFDTPKGKMKFREKDHQAMQTLYSITLKKQDGVDYPVPVLERELTMKETEPPVQNK; encoded by the coding sequence ATGTCGATGAAAAAACGTAAATGGCTAAGAATGATGGCTACTGGTTGTGTTTTAAGTTCGTTATTAATAACGGCAGCTTGTTCAGGAAAGAAAACAAGTACAGAGGATGAAAAGACGATTAAGGTAGGGGTTCTTGCTTCATTAACAGGTCCATTAGAATCGTATGGAAAACAAACGGTGAACGGATTTGAATTAGGGTTAGACTATGCAACGGGTGGAACTGGGAAAGTGGAAGGGAAGAAGATTAAGTTTGTTGTAGAAGATACGGAAACGAAAGCAGAGGTAGCGGTTAAAAAAGCTACGAAATTATTAGAAGAAGAGAAAGTCGATTTTTTAGTCGGATCTTCTAGTTCAAGTGATACATTAGCAGTTTTACCACTAGCTGAAGAATATGAAAAAATAATGGTTGTAGAACCGGCAGTTGCTGATAGTATTACCGGAAAGAATTGGAATAAGTATGTTTTTAGAACAGGAAGAAGTTCTTCGCAAGATGCGATTGCAGGAGCGGCCGCAATCGCCAAAAAAGATGTAAAGATTGCGACGTTTGCCCCAGATAATGCATTTGGCCGTGAAGGAATTGCAGCATTTAAAGCTGGAGCGAAGAAATTAGGTGCGAATATTGTAAACGAGCAATATGCTGATACAAATTCGACTGACTTCACTGCAAATATTCAAAATATCATTAGCTCAAAACCAGATTATTTATTTATCGTTTGGGCAGGGGCAAACTCACCTTGGAAACAGTTAAAAGATATGAATGTGGAAGCGCAAGGTATTAAAATTTCTACAGGTGCACCAGATATACCGGCATTAAAAACGATGGATGCGTTAGTAGGAATGCAAGGTTTTTCTGTTTATTATCATACACTCCCGAAAAATAAAGTGAATGATTGGTTAGTGGAAGAACATAAAAAACGATTTAATGGTGCGGTGCCAGATTTATTTACAGCAGGAGGAATGTCAGCGGCAATTTCAATTGTAGAAGCTTTAAAGAAAACAAAAGGTGATACAGATGTAGATACATTAATTAAGAAAATGGAAGGAATGGAATTTGATACACCGAAAGGAAAGATGAAGTTTAGAGAAAAGGATCACCAAGCGATGCAGACACTGTATTCTATAACATTGAAAAAGCAGGATGGTGTTGATTATCCAGTGCCAGTATTAGAGCGAGAATTAACGATGAAAGAGACAGAACCACCAGTTCAAAATAAATAG
- a CDS encoding MaoC family dehydratase, translated as MTMYSTGQKASCSKTITETDFVLFAGLSGDFNPIHIDHEYAKKTRFNQRIAHGLLTSSLLSQLLGIHLPGKGSIYMEQTIKFTAPVFIGDTITATATVQEFMIEKRVLKLLTECHNQKGDLVLTGVATMMVPKEGGVV; from the coding sequence ATGACGATGTACAGCACGGGTCAAAAGGCGTCATGTAGTAAAACAATAACAGAAACGGATTTTGTATTATTTGCAGGTTTAAGTGGGGATTTTAATCCAATCCATATTGATCATGAGTATGCGAAAAAAACTAGATTTAATCAAAGAATAGCACATGGTTTACTAACTTCTAGTCTATTATCGCAATTGCTTGGTATTCATTTACCTGGAAAAGGATCCATTTATATGGAGCAAACTATTAAATTTACAGCACCAGTTTTTATAGGAGATACAATTACAGCAACGGCTACAGTACAAGAATTTATGATAGAAAAGAGAGTTTTGAAATTGTTAACGGAGTGTCATAACCAAAAAGGAGATTTAGTATTAACAGGTGTAGCTACAATGATGGTGCCAAAAGAAGGAGGAGTAGTCTAA
- a CDS encoding branched-chain amino acid ABC transporter permease, with protein sequence MDVLINLFVNGISTGMLIFLLASGLSLIFGLMSVLNFAHGGLFAWGAFTGVWLFNLTGNYVLALIGAIAMGMFLGFILERFLIRPVYGNHVRQLLVTLGGMLVLSECIKVFWGPNPIGAKLPLWLQGSFTFEGVILIKYRLFVILIGIIIYIALLVLLKKTKIGLMIRAGVMDKEMVQALGINVKAIFSFVFLLGAGMAALGGFLLAPYSGVIFAEMGMQYAILAFIVVIIGGLGSVQGSAIASLIVGLAGAFTAYFIPDLSLAINMLMLLFFLIVKPNGLVSEKG encoded by the coding sequence ATGGATGTGTTAATCAATTTATTTGTAAATGGGATTTCAACAGGGATGCTCATTTTTTTATTAGCATCAGGTCTTTCACTTATTTTCGGTTTAATGAGCGTTCTAAACTTCGCGCATGGTGGTTTATTTGCGTGGGGAGCGTTTACAGGTGTTTGGCTATTTAATCTGACAGGTAATTACGTATTAGCGTTAATTGGAGCAATAGCTATGGGAATGTTCCTTGGGTTCATTTTAGAAAGATTCCTTATTAGACCGGTATATGGAAACCACGTTCGCCAGCTTCTTGTTACGCTTGGAGGAATGCTTGTACTTAGTGAATGTATTAAAGTATTTTGGGGACCAAATCCAATTGGAGCAAAGTTACCGTTATGGCTACAAGGAAGTTTTACATTCGAAGGCGTTATATTAATTAAATATCGTCTATTCGTTATTTTAATTGGGATTATCATTTACATTGCCTTACTAGTATTGCTCAAAAAAACAAAGATAGGTCTTATGATACGCGCAGGAGTAATGGATAAAGAAATGGTTCAAGCACTTGGTATTAATGTAAAAGCGATATTTTCTTTCGTCTTTTTATTAGGGGCAGGGATGGCAGCATTGGGAGGATTCTTATTAGCACCGTATTCCGGTGTTATTTTCGCCGAGATGGGCATGCAGTATGCAATCTTAGCTTTCATAGTAGTAATTATTGGAGGATTAGGGAGCGTACAAGGTTCAGCAATCGCTTCTTTAATTGTCGGATTAGCTGGTGCTTTTACAGCGTATTTTATACCGGATTTATCACTTGCAATCAATATGTTAATGTTACTATTTTTCTTAATAGTGAAGCCAAATGGACTTGTTAGTGAAAAGGGGTGA
- a CDS encoding o-succinylbenzoate--CoA ligase, which translates to MQGIAYWIEKRAYLHPDRIAIITEEEEMTYKQLHEYVNKVAAYLIYDLHVQKGERIAILSQNSLEYIVLLFAIAKVECIAVPLNIRLTENELIFQLKDSGTTLLFVEETFQNMALSMQKVSYVQRVILIKSLKEIEDRKIDNFEEINESASFIICYTSGTTGKPKGAVLTQDNMFWNALNNTFAIDLTIHDRSIVLLPLFHIGGIGLFAFPTLFAGGVIIVPRKFEPTTALSMIEKHKVTVVMGVPTIHQALMNCENFETVNLQSVRWFYNGGAPCPEELMREFIDRGFLFGQGFGMTETSPTVFMLSEEDARRKVGSIGKPVLFCDYVLIDENKNKVEIGEVGELLIRGPNVMKEYWNRPDATKETIQDGWLYTGDLARVDEDGFVYIVGRKKEMIISGGENIYPLEVEQVINKLSDVYEVAVVGRQHVKWGETPIAFIVKKSSSVLTEKEVIEHCRLFLAKYKIPKEIVFLKELPKNATGKIQKTQLANQLKSR; encoded by the coding sequence ATGCAAGGCATTGCTTATTGGATTGAAAAACGGGCCTATTTACATCCAGATCGCATTGCCATTATTACAGAAGAGGAAGAAATGACATATAAACAGTTACATGAGTATGTAAATAAAGTAGCCGCCTATTTAATTTACGATTTACATGTGCAAAAAGGGGAAAGGATAGCTATTTTATCGCAAAATAGCTTGGAATATATTGTGCTTTTATTTGCTATAGCAAAAGTAGAATGTATTGCTGTGCCACTGAATATACGGTTAACAGAAAATGAACTTATATTTCAGTTAAAAGATAGTGGAACTACATTGTTATTTGTAGAGGAAACATTTCAAAATATGGCACTGTCAATGCAGAAGGTATCGTATGTTCAAAGAGTTATTTTGATTAAAAGTTTAAAAGAAATAGAAGATAGAAAAATTGATAACTTTGAAGAGATAAATGAAAGCGCATCCTTTATTATATGTTATACCTCAGGGACAACTGGAAAACCGAAAGGAGCTGTACTTACACAAGACAATATGTTTTGGAATGCGCTAAATAATACATTTGCGATTGATCTAACTATTCACGATCGCTCCATTGTATTACTGCCTTTATTTCACATTGGTGGGATTGGCTTATTCGCATTTCCAACTTTATTTGCAGGTGGTGTAATCATTGTTCCGAGAAAATTTGAGCCAACTACAGCTCTTTCCATGATAGAAAAACATAAAGTGACTGTAGTGATGGGAGTACCTACAATTCATCAAGCATTAATGAATTGTGAGAATTTTGAAACTGTAAATTTGCAATCAGTTCGCTGGTTTTATAACGGTGGTGCTCCGTGTCCAGAAGAGTTGATGAGAGAATTTATAGATAGAGGATTTTTATTTGGTCAAGGCTTTGGTATGACTGAAACATCACCAACCGTATTTATGCTTTCAGAAGAAGATGCAAGACGTAAAGTAGGCTCAATTGGAAAACCAGTTTTGTTTTGTGATTATGTACTTATTGATGAAAATAAAAATAAAGTTGAGATTGGTGAAGTTGGAGAGTTACTTATAAGAGGGCCAAATGTAATGAAAGAGTATTGGAATCGGCCAGATGCAACAAAAGAAACGATTCAAGATGGTTGGTTATATACGGGAGATTTAGCTAGAGTTGATGAAGATGGTTTTGTATACATTGTCGGTAGAAAAAAAGAAATGATAATTTCCGGTGGTGAAAATATTTATCCACTTGAAGTAGAGCAAGTCATTAATAAGCTTTCGGACGTATATGAGGTAGCGGTCGTTGGTAGGCAACATGTAAAGTGGGGAGAGACTCCAATCGCCTTTATTGTGAAAAAGAGTAGCAGTGTATTAACTGAAAAGGAAGTCATTGAACATTGTCGTTTATTTCTAGCAAAATATAAAATACCGAAAGAGATTGTTTTTCTAAAAGAATTGCCTAAAAATGCAACTGGTAAAATTCAAAAAACACAGTTAGCAAATCAATTGAAAAGTAGGTGA
- a CDS encoding DUF4865 family protein — MIGMQYKVILPKDYDMEIIRKRVEDNGYKTDGFQDLNFKAYLITEADKDGNFYNCYAPLYIWSGHEGMNKFIFEGYYDNILKSFGWQQINIGVPLVVNVKDDFKKCRYVVEYTGSIPQKNSLIGTQFNAIKRNIQNTEKCKGNVIVYNPDKWGYSQFEFYEVKPEIEEMVDITIYEVLHISL; from the coding sequence ATGATTGGAATGCAATATAAGGTCATTTTGCCAAAGGATTATGACATGGAGATTATTAGAAAAAGGGTAGAGGATAATGGGTATAAAACGGATGGTTTTCAAGACCTAAATTTTAAAGCGTATTTAATTACTGAGGCAGATAAGGACGGAAATTTCTATAATTGTTATGCACCTTTATATATTTGGAGTGGTCATGAAGGGATGAATAAATTTATTTTTGAAGGGTATTACGATAATATTTTAAAATCGTTTGGGTGGCAACAAATAAATATAGGTGTTCCATTAGTTGTTAATGTAAAGGATGATTTTAAAAAATGTAGATATGTTGTTGAATATACGGGGAGTATCCCTCAAAAGAATTCATTGATTGGGACTCAATTTAATGCTATAAAACGGAATATTCAAAATACAGAAAAATGTAAAGGGAATGTAATAGTGTATAACCCAGATAAGTGGGGATATAGTCAGTTTGAATTTTATGAAGTAAAGCCTGAAATTGAAGAGATGGTGGATATTACAATATATGAGGTTTTACACATTTCACTTTGA
- a CDS encoding 3-oxoacyl-ACP synthase: MNIGIEATGVFFPKDVETAADLSKKTGIPEHIIIEKFGLYEKHVADETMHASDLAIAAAKPILSQVDPQSIDVVIYFGSPHKDYHVWSSAPKIQHELGLKNAYAFEIMNVSSCFPIALKVAKDMLYSDNSIENILLVGGCKESQIVDYDNPRSRFMFNFADGGSAALVKKDARSGEILGSAIITDGSFHEDVRIPAGGSKQVASYDTVENRQHYIDVIEPISMKERLDRVSTPNFDKVIREALRKSGFTPKDIKVLLPLHTKRSMLIELIQGLGLAEEQVVYLDHYGHMSALDPCIGLHFANEQGKLQAGDIAVVVSAGTGYTWAATVIRW, encoded by the coding sequence ATGAATATTGGGATTGAAGCGACTGGTGTTTTCTTCCCAAAAGACGTAGAGACGGCTGCAGACCTATCTAAAAAAACAGGTATTCCTGAGCACATTATTATAGAAAAGTTTGGATTATATGAAAAACATGTCGCAGATGAAACGATGCATGCATCAGATTTAGCTATTGCTGCTGCAAAGCCAATATTATCACAAGTAGATCCTCAATCTATTGATGTAGTCATTTATTTTGGCAGTCCACATAAAGATTACCACGTATGGTCTAGTGCCCCAAAAATTCAGCATGAACTTGGATTAAAAAATGCTTATGCTTTTGAAATTATGAATGTTAGTTCTTGTTTTCCTATTGCCCTCAAAGTCGCAAAAGATATGCTCTACTCCGATAACTCAATTGAAAATATATTATTAGTAGGCGGATGTAAAGAATCTCAAATTGTAGATTATGATAATCCACGCTCGCGTTTTATGTTTAATTTCGCTGATGGCGGAAGTGCAGCTTTAGTGAAAAAAGACGCTAGAAGCGGTGAAATATTAGGAAGTGCGATTATAACAGATGGTTCATTTCATGAAGATGTTCGTATTCCAGCAGGTGGATCGAAGCAGGTTGCGAGCTACGATACAGTTGAGAATCGACAGCATTATATTGATGTAATAGAACCTATTAGTATGAAAGAACGTCTAGACAGGGTTTCAACTCCTAATTTTGACAAGGTTATTCGGGAGGCGTTAAGAAAAAGTGGATTTACTCCTAAAGATATTAAAGTATTGTTACCACTGCATACAAAACGTTCTATGTTAATAGAATTGATACAGGGGCTAGGGCTAGCAGAAGAACAAGTTGTATATTTAGATCATTATGGACATATGTCAGCGCTTGATCCTTGCATTGGTCTTCACTTTGCAAATGAACAGGGAAAATTACAGGCCGGAGATATTGCAGTAGTAGTTAGTGCAGGGACTGGGTATACGTGGGCAGCTACTGTAATTAGGTGGTAA
- a CDS encoding tautomerase family protein — MPFVNVYYHENILNEEELKKIGECIHLSLIEHFNISENDFFQMFLPYQQNHFLYNPYYLLERGEKRTENMIYVAITCGPGRTIKQKRDLYQSISLKVSECSSIKSADIFITLNETAAENWSFGKGLAQLVK, encoded by the coding sequence ATGCCTTTTGTGAACGTTTATTATCATGAAAATATATTAAATGAAGAAGAGTTGAAAAAGATAGGTGAATGTATTCATCTTTCATTAATTGAACATTTTAATATCTCTGAAAATGATTTTTTTCAAATGTTTTTACCTTATCAACAAAATCACTTTTTATATAATCCATATTATTTATTAGAAAGAGGAGAAAAGAGAACAGAGAATATGATTTATGTTGCTATTACATGTGGACCGGGAAGAACGATAAAACAGAAAAGGGATCTTTATCAGTCCATATCCTTAAAGGTTTCTGAATGTTCTAGTATAAAAAGTGCAGACATTTTTATTACACTAAATGAGACAGCTGCTGAAAATTGGTCGT
- a CDS encoding LysR family transcriptional regulator: MEINDLIIFKTVASEGSISKAAKELGYVQPNVTERIKKLEQELETPLLHRDNKGVSLLPSGDILLDYTNQILTLVEEAKDKIKMSGSSYIIATSQSILTNYVSKRIKENFRNYQIYVENSSHLQKLLQQQNVDMVITYEDYPDTAFKKVFSTSISIGLLKAKEKCNIDFSKELFFVSNDKKCPFRNKTIQFLKENNLSQHQLQQLDSYSLIEDFINDGNGIAFLPIRNDKLEPIEDIPVEKLAVHFFTNQNSLKQIPDELFD; this comes from the coding sequence ATGGAAATAAATGATCTTATTATATTCAAAACTGTAGCTAGCGAAGGTTCTATTAGTAAAGCTGCGAAAGAGTTAGGGTATGTTCAACCGAACGTAACTGAGCGAATCAAAAAATTAGAACAAGAGTTAGAAACACCTTTACTACATAGAGATAACAAAGGCGTTTCCTTATTACCTTCTGGTGACATTTTATTAGACTACACGAATCAAATATTAACTCTAGTAGAAGAAGCGAAAGATAAAATTAAAATGAGTGGTTCTTCTTATATAATTGCGACGTCACAATCTATTTTGACTAATTATGTAAGTAAGCGCATTAAAGAAAATTTCAGGAATTATCAAATATATGTAGAAAATAGTAGTCATTTGCAAAAATTACTGCAGCAACAAAACGTTGATATGGTCATTACTTATGAGGATTATCCGGACACAGCGTTTAAAAAAGTATTTTCCACTTCAATTTCTATAGGCTTATTAAAAGCGAAAGAAAAGTGTAACATTGACTTTTCAAAGGAACTCTTCTTCGTTAGCAATGACAAAAAGTGCCCTTTTAGAAATAAGACGATACAATTTCTAAAAGAAAATAATCTATCTCAGCATCAACTTCAGCAATTAGATTCTTATTCACTCATTGAAGATTTTATAAACGATGGCAACGGAATAGCCTTTTTACCGATTAGAAATGATAAATTGGAACCAATTGAAGATATTCCAGTTGAGAAATTAGCTGTTCATTTTTTTACAAATCAAAACTCTTTAAAACAAATCCCTGATGAACTATTTGATTAA
- a CDS encoding branched-chain amino acid ABC transporter permease has product MLICLSVFPFVNDSRSLLILFTQIFIFAIFAMSFDVLLGYTGIVSFGHCMFFGIGAYGVALLFDRQGVSITNFLIGIVAAIIVSAIVSYIIGLLSLRLKSHFYAMLTLAISQLFFVLAEKWRGLTHGGDGFTFGVPDLFRDRFTFYYVTLICLIVIFVLLRLFTKSSIGKVLKAISQNEQRVEALGYKVLHYKIIASIVAGVVAAISGGLFVITLRFVNTTVFSIEMTLNALLMTMIGGVGTLIGAIAGSGIIESLKYYLSELATEYPIFERWTIILGLLYIIVLLAFPKGLVGTVKRLKNMKRSKKENSAEVEQNM; this is encoded by the coding sequence ATGCTCATTTGTTTAAGTGTATTTCCATTCGTAAATGATTCACGGAGTTTGTTAATTTTGTTCACTCAAATCTTCATCTTTGCTATTTTTGCAATGAGTTTTGATGTATTACTTGGATATACAGGAATTGTATCATTCGGCCACTGTATGTTCTTTGGAATAGGAGCATATGGCGTAGCGCTTTTATTTGATCGACAAGGAGTATCCATAACGAACTTTTTAATAGGGATAGTAGCTGCAATTATCGTTTCAGCAATCGTTAGTTATATAATCGGTCTACTTTCTTTACGGCTGAAAAGTCATTTTTATGCGATGCTAACACTTGCTATTTCACAGTTGTTTTTCGTACTTGCTGAAAAATGGCGTGGGCTCACTCACGGAGGGGATGGTTTTACATTTGGTGTACCAGATTTATTCCGTGACCGTTTTACGTTTTATTATGTAACACTTATATGTTTAATTGTCATTTTTGTTCTGTTACGTCTCTTCACAAAATCTTCTATTGGAAAAGTATTAAAGGCAATTTCACAAAATGAGCAACGAGTTGAAGCATTAGGATATAAAGTTCTTCATTATAAAATTATTGCTAGCATTGTTGCAGGAGTAGTAGCTGCGATTAGCGGTGGTTTATTTGTTATTACACTGCGCTTTGTTAATACAACTGTATTTTCAATTGAAATGACATTAAATGCATTATTGATGACAATGATTGGAGGCGTTGGAACGTTAATTGGAGCAATTGCTGGATCCGGAATTATTGAATCACTGAAATATTATTTATCAGAACTAGCTACAGAGTATCCGATCTTTGAACGATGGACGATTATTCTTGGTTTATTGTACATTATCGTATTACTAGCTTTTCCGAAAGGATTAGTTGGCACGGTTAAGAGATTGAAGAATATGAAACGGAGTAAGAAGGAGAACAGTGCAGAAGTGGAGCAAAATATGTGA